From a single Georhizobium profundi genomic region:
- a CDS encoding adenylosuccinate synthase — protein MANVVVVGSQWGDEGKGKIVDWLSERADIVVRFQGGHNAGHTLVIDGKVYKLSLLPSGVVRQGKLAVIGNGVVIDPHALLSEMDKLAGQGLTITPENLRIAENATLILSLHRELDGLREDAANDTGTKIGTTRRGIGPAYEDKVGRRAIRVLDLADLESLPGKVDRLLTHHNALRRGLGQPEVSQDVILDELKTVAERLLPYSEAVWRLLDRERRRGARILFEGAQGTLLDIDHGTYPFVTSSNTVAGQAAAGSGMGPGSVGYVLGITKAYTTRVGEGPFPTEQQNEIGNFLGERGHEFGTVTGRKRRCGWFDAVLVRQSVATNGISGIALTKLDVLDGLDELKICVGYELDGETYDYLPASQGLQARVKPIYETLEGWKESTVGARRWSDLPAQAVKYVRHIEELIGAPVALLSTSPERDDTILVTDPFED, from the coding sequence ATGGCGAATGTGGTTGTGGTCGGCTCGCAATGGGGCGACGAGGGCAAGGGCAAGATCGTGGACTGGCTCTCCGAGAGAGCTGATATCGTCGTGCGGTTTCAGGGCGGGCACAATGCCGGCCATACGCTCGTCATCGACGGAAAGGTCTACAAGCTGTCGCTTCTGCCCTCCGGCGTCGTGCGCCAGGGCAAGCTTGCCGTCATCGGCAACGGCGTCGTCATCGATCCACACGCTTTGCTGAGCGAGATGGACAAACTGGCCGGCCAGGGCCTGACGATTACGCCTGAGAACCTGCGCATCGCCGAGAACGCGACGCTCATCCTGTCGCTGCACCGCGAACTGGATGGTCTGCGCGAGGACGCGGCCAACGACACTGGTACCAAGATCGGCACGACGCGCCGCGGCATTGGCCCGGCCTATGAAGACAAGGTTGGCCGTCGCGCAATCCGCGTGCTGGATCTGGCAGATCTTGAAAGCCTGCCCGGCAAGGTCGATCGTCTGCTGACGCACCACAATGCGCTGCGCCGTGGCCTCGGTCAGCCGGAAGTGAGCCAGGATGTCATCCTGGACGAACTGAAGACTGTCGCCGAGCGCTTGCTTCCCTATAGCGAAGCCGTGTGGCGGCTTCTCGACCGTGAGCGCCGCCGCGGCGCGCGTATCCTTTTCGAAGGCGCGCAGGGAACGCTGCTCGACATCGACCACGGCACCTATCCGTTCGTCACCTCGTCCAACACGGTGGCCGGCCAGGCTGCTGCCGGATCGGGCATGGGGCCGGGATCCGTCGGCTATGTGCTCGGCATCACCAAGGCCTACACGACCCGTGTCGGTGAGGGCCCGTTCCCGACCGAACAGCAAAACGAGATCGGCAACTTTCTCGGCGAACGCGGCCATGAGTTCGGCACCGTCACGGGGCGCAAGCGCCGCTGCGGCTGGTTTGATGCCGTGCTCGTGCGCCAGTCCGTTGCGACCAACGGCATCTCCGGCATCGCGCTCACCAAGCTCGACGTTCTCGATGGTCTCGATGAACTGAAGATCTGCGTCGGCTACGAGCTTGATGGTGAAACCTATGATTACCTGCCGGCCAGCCAAGGCCTTCAGGCTCGGGTCAAGCCGATCTACGAGACGCTCGAAGGCTGGAAAGAATCGACGGTCGGCGCACGGCGCTGGAGCGATCTTCCTGCGCAGGCAGTGAAATACGTGCGGCACATCGAAGAACTTATCGGTGCACCTGTCGCTCTTCTTTCCACCAGCCCGGAACG
- a CDS encoding DMT family transporter has product MQRRAYILLTLTALIWGANAVAGKLAVGHVSPLLLTLFRWLFALLAVLPFAWPHIRRDLPVIRENLTYLMLLGGAGFTGFNATLYLALNYTSTINAVIEQAGMPLIIFAANFILLRIAVSSLQIIGFALTLVGVAVTVSGGDFNALLALQLNRGDALMLVAIVFYGGYTVALRWKPPIHWLSLMAVLCLGAALGALPLAIAEAATDSMITPDATGWAIILFTAILPSLVAQALYIRGNEIIGANRAGLFVNLVPIFGTVLAVAVVGEQLYPFHLVGLGLVLGGIAIAEKGKPKVA; this is encoded by the coding sequence GTGCAGCGTCGCGCTTATATCCTTTTGACATTGACCGCATTGATCTGGGGCGCAAATGCCGTTGCCGGCAAGCTCGCGGTCGGCCATGTGAGCCCGCTGCTCCTCACGCTTTTCAGATGGCTGTTTGCGCTTCTGGCGGTTCTGCCCTTCGCCTGGCCGCACATCAGGCGCGATCTGCCCGTCATCCGCGAGAACCTGACCTATCTGATGCTGCTTGGCGGCGCAGGCTTCACGGGCTTCAATGCAACGCTCTATCTCGCGCTCAATTACACCAGCACCATCAACGCGGTGATCGAGCAGGCCGGCATGCCGCTCATCATCTTCGCCGCAAACTTCATCCTGCTGCGCATCGCGGTCAGCAGCCTGCAGATCATCGGCTTTGCCTTGACGCTGGTCGGTGTCGCCGTGACCGTGTCGGGCGGCGATTTCAACGCGCTTCTCGCCTTGCAGCTCAACCGGGGCGACGCGTTGATGCTGGTCGCCATCGTCTTCTACGGTGGCTACACGGTTGCGCTTCGCTGGAAGCCGCCGATCCACTGGCTGAGCCTGATGGCGGTTCTCTGCCTCGGAGCAGCGCTCGGTGCGCTGCCGCTCGCCATCGCGGAAGCGGCAACCGACAGCATGATCACGCCGGATGCGACCGGCTGGGCAATCATTCTGTTCACGGCGATCCTGCCCTCACTCGTGGCGCAGGCGCTCTATATCCGCGGAAACGAGATCATCGGCGCCAACCGCGCCGGCCTGTTCGTCAATCTGGTGCCGATCTTCGGAACGGTGCTCGCGGTCGCCGTCGTCGGTGAACAGCTTTATCCGTTCCACCTGGTCGGGCTGGGGCTCGTTCTCGGCGGCATCGCGATCGCCGAAAAGGGCAAGCCCAAAGTCGCGTAA
- a CDS encoding GNAT family N-acetyltransferase, whose translation MPNYQWRRAVPDDVPHIAEISSIALAGYPEEPAIFHELLALAPGGCFVMEMDGVIVGYLVGHPWMKGRPPALNQTIGTLPERPDCWYLHDLSLLEEARGFGAAREAVQLAAEAARAAGLDDVALVAVNGAGGFWRAQGFEPLEPQAGPDGIASYGDDAIYMERRA comes from the coding sequence ATGCCCAACTATCAGTGGCGCCGCGCCGTGCCCGATGACGTCCCGCACATCGCCGAAATTTCGTCCATCGCGCTTGCGGGATATCCGGAGGAACCAGCGATTTTCCACGAGCTTCTCGCGCTGGCGCCGGGTGGCTGCTTTGTGATGGAAATGGATGGAGTGATCGTCGGTTATCTGGTCGGGCACCCATGGATGAAGGGCCGCCCGCCGGCGCTAAACCAGACGATCGGCACGCTGCCGGAACGTCCGGATTGCTGGTACCTCCATGATCTCAGTCTGCTGGAAGAGGCACGCGGCTTTGGCGCGGCACGCGAAGCCGTGCAGCTTGCGGCAGAAGCGGCGCGGGCAGCAGGCCTGGACGACGTGGCGCTGGTGGCGGTCAATGGCGCAGGCGGTTTCTGGCGCGCCCAGGGCTTTGAGCCGTTGGAGCCGCAAGCGGGACCCGACGGCATCGCAAGCTATGGCGACGACGCGATCTACATGGAGCGCCGAGCCTGA
- a CDS encoding methyl-accepting chemotaxis protein has translation MKSLKIGARIYLLACLALVIMAAAVAYQTYVGFNSTVEERKAKLAQMNDAAITIIQNFHAAEQSGAMSQEEAQAGALRAVMAVRYGADGYFWVNDMNHIMVAHPINEKLVGQDVSGMQDPTGKYFFQEFVDVVQANGSGFVEYYWPKPGFEEAVEKYSHVAGFAPWGWVVGNGVYADDLQALLVQETSVAAGTILFAALLTLASAFFISRSIATPVMELKSVMREVAENNTSTDVPHIDRRDEIGEMAKALVLLRQSVIDRNLLESSKAEQQAQIDAERSDNELTRRRHAEEVQLAIDGIGQALSELADGNLLYRIDTRFSGQLDVLRENFNHSVAKLDDAMRAVGENARGIDAGSREIQSAADDLSRRTEQQAASVEETAAALEEITTTVKDSARRAEEARQLVARTKDGAERSGAIVRDAVHAMEKIENSSVEIANIIGLIDDIAFQTNLLALNAGVEAARAGDAGKGFAVVAQEVRELAQRSASAAREIKTLISSSGDQVKQGVDLVGRTGDALQAIVTEVQEINAHVAAIAESAKEQSIGLGEINSAVNTMDQGTQQNAAMVEQSTAASHNLAREAAELNALLSQFRMGDDAASKLAPSQPTPSRVAKARGPAHVSASTNSRPSPARALGRRLAGAFGGGAATAAAARPSEENWEEF, from the coding sequence GTGAAATCATTGAAAATTGGGGCACGCATCTATCTGCTGGCGTGCCTGGCACTCGTCATCATGGCGGCGGCTGTCGCCTATCAAACCTATGTAGGCTTTAATTCCACCGTCGAGGAGCGCAAGGCAAAACTTGCGCAGATGAACGACGCCGCCATCACCATCATCCAGAATTTTCACGCTGCCGAACAGTCCGGCGCGATGAGCCAGGAAGAAGCGCAAGCGGGGGCTCTGCGCGCTGTCATGGCCGTGCGTTACGGTGCCGACGGCTATTTCTGGGTCAACGACATGAACCACATCATGGTCGCACACCCAATCAACGAGAAACTCGTGGGTCAGGATGTCAGCGGCATGCAGGACCCGACGGGAAAGTATTTCTTCCAGGAGTTCGTGGACGTCGTTCAGGCCAATGGCTCGGGCTTCGTCGAATATTACTGGCCAAAGCCTGGGTTCGAGGAAGCGGTTGAGAAATACTCCCATGTCGCCGGCTTCGCGCCTTGGGGTTGGGTTGTTGGAAACGGCGTCTATGCGGACGACCTGCAGGCGCTTCTCGTGCAGGAGACCTCGGTTGCGGCAGGGACCATCCTCTTTGCAGCGCTTCTTACGCTCGCCAGCGCCTTCTTCATCAGCCGCTCGATCGCCACGCCCGTCATGGAACTGAAATCGGTCATGCGTGAAGTGGCGGAGAACAATACGTCGACGGACGTGCCGCACATCGACCGTCGGGACGAGATCGGCGAGATGGCCAAGGCGCTCGTGCTGTTGCGCCAGTCGGTCATCGACCGCAACCTGCTGGAAAGCAGCAAGGCCGAACAACAGGCGCAGATCGACGCCGAGCGCAGCGACAACGAACTGACCCGCCGTCGCCACGCAGAAGAGGTGCAACTCGCCATCGACGGCATCGGTCAGGCGCTGAGCGAACTTGCCGATGGCAATCTGCTCTATCGCATCGACACCCGGTTCAGCGGCCAGCTCGATGTGCTGCGCGAGAACTTCAACCACTCGGTCGCCAAGCTCGATGACGCGATGCGGGCGGTTGGCGAGAATGCGCGCGGCATCGATGCCGGTTCGCGCGAGATCCAGTCGGCGGCTGACGATCTGTCCCGCCGCACGGAGCAGCAGGCAGCCTCGGTCGAAGAAACGGCAGCGGCTCTTGAAGAAATCACGACCACAGTCAAGGACAGCGCACGCCGCGCCGAAGAGGCACGCCAGCTGGTGGCGCGCACCAAGGACGGTGCCGAGCGCTCGGGCGCCATCGTGCGCGATGCCGTGCACGCGATGGAAAAGATCGAGAACTCATCGGTCGAGATCGCCAACATCATTGGCCTGATCGACGACATCGCGTTCCAGACCAACCTGCTTGCACTGAATGCCGGTGTTGAAGCGGCCCGAGCCGGTGATGCCGGCAAGGGCTTTGCCGTCGTCGCCCAGGAAGTGCGGGAGCTTGCCCAGCGCTCCGCTTCGGCGGCCCGCGAGATCAAGACGCTGATCAGCTCATCCGGCGATCAGGTCAAGCAGGGCGTCGATCTCGTCGGCCGCACCGGCGATGCGCTGCAGGCAATCGTGACCGAGGTTCAGGAGATCAACGCACATGTTGCCGCGATCGCGGAGAGCGCCAAGGAACAATCGATCGGGCTCGGTGAGATCAACAGCGCCGTGAACACGATGGATCAGGGTACGCAGCAGAACGCCGCGATGGTGGAGCAGTCAACGGCTGCAAGCCATAATCTCGCCCGGGAAGCGGCCGAGCTGAACGCGCTGCTTTCACAGTTCAGGATGGGGGACGACGCTGCATCCAAGCTTGCCCCGAGCCAACCCACGCCGTCACGGGTCGCCAAAGCCAGGGGCCCTGCGCATGTCAGCGCCAGCACGAACTCACGTCCCTCACCTGCTCGTGCGCTCGGACGGCGACTAGCCGGAGCGTTTGGCGGTGGCGCAGCGACGGCAGCTGCGGCTCGTCCGAGCGAGGAGAACTGGGAAGAGTTCTGA
- a CDS encoding DUF2945 domain-containing protein has product METSDVEKYRKGTKVEWKWGNGKGTGKVAESFTEKVTRTIKGEKITRDASKDDPAYLIEQEDGDRVLKGHSELKKAS; this is encoded by the coding sequence ATGGAGACAAGTGACGTGGAAAAATACCGCAAGGGCACCAAGGTCGAGTGGAAGTGGGGCAACGGCAAGGGCACGGGGAAGGTCGCCGAAAGCTTCACCGAAAAAGTCACGCGCACGATCAAGGGCGAGAAGATCACCCGCGATGCGTCCAAGGACGATCCGGCTTATCTCATCGAACAGGAAGACGGTGACCGCGTGCTGAAGGGCCACAGCGAATTGAAGAAGGCCTCCTGA
- a CDS encoding FKBP-type peptidyl-prolyl cis-trans isomerase, whose amino-acid sequence MAQAKTGDLVRIHYTGTLTDGTQFDSSEGRDPLEFTVGSGQIIPGLDQEVQGMAVGEKSTVTIPAEQAYGPHDPQSIQQVPRDAIPSEVNIQPGAQLQAQTQSGQTVQLTVVEVDEDSVTVDGNHPLAGRDLVFAVELVEIVKAA is encoded by the coding sequence ATGGCACAGGCAAAAACCGGCGATCTCGTACGCATCCACTACACGGGTACGCTGACCGACGGCACCCAGTTCGACAGCTCCGAAGGTCGCGATCCGCTGGAATTCACGGTGGGTTCTGGCCAGATCATCCCCGGTCTCGATCAGGAAGTGCAGGGCATGGCGGTTGGTGAAAAGTCGACGGTCACGATCCCGGCCGAGCAGGCCTATGGCCCGCACGATCCGCAGAGCATCCAGCAGGTTCCGCGCGACGCGATCCCCTCGGAAGTGAACATACAGCCCGGTGCGCAGCTTCAGGCTCAGACGCAGAGTGGCCAAACCGTTCAGCTGACGGTGGTCGAAGTCGACGAGGACAGCGTGACGGTGGACGGCAACCATCCGCTGGCCGGCCGTGATCTCGTCTTCGCGGTCGAGCTGGTGGAGATCGTCAAGGCTGCGTGA
- the serA gene encoding phosphoglycerate dehydrogenase, translating into MAPRVLVSDALSETAVQIFKDRGIDVDFQPKLGKDKEKLLEIIGNYDGLAIRSATKVTEKIIEAAGNLKVIGRAGIGVDNVDIPAASRKGIIVMNTPFGNSITTAEHAIALMFAVARQLPAADVSTQAGKWEKNRFMGVEITGKTLGVIGCGNIGSIVATRAIGLKMHVVAFDPFLSPERADQLGVEKVDLDTLFARADFITMHVPLTDKTRNIINAAAIAKMKDGVRIINCARGGLVVEADLAEALKSGKVAGAGFDVFETEPATESPLFGLENVVCTPHLGASTTEAQENVALQVAEQMADYLLKGAVTNAINMPSISAEEAPRLKPFVKLADMLGAFVGQATESSIQEVEVLYDGVTAELNTKALSSAVLAGLIRAQVADVNMVSAPIMAKERGILFSEVKRDKSGIFDGYIRLTVKTENQTRSIAGTVFSDGKPRFIQIKGINLDAEIGRHMVYTTNEDKPGFIGLLGTIFGKAGVNIANFQLGRDVAGGNAIALLYVDGPVDESVLDELRSHPQVQSAKALQFNVD; encoded by the coding sequence ATGGCACCGCGCGTACTCGTATCCGACGCTCTCTCCGAAACCGCCGTCCAGATATTCAAGGATCGGGGCATCGACGTCGATTTCCAGCCGAAGCTCGGCAAGGACAAGGAAAAGCTACTCGAGATCATCGGCAACTATGATGGTCTCGCCATCCGCTCGGCCACCAAGGTGACCGAAAAGATCATCGAAGCCGCTGGCAACCTCAAGGTCATCGGACGCGCCGGCATCGGCGTCGACAACGTCGATATCCCTGCAGCAAGCCGCAAGGGCATCATCGTGATGAACACGCCCTTCGGCAATTCGATCACGACGGCCGAGCACGCCATCGCGCTCATGTTCGCCGTCGCCCGCCAGCTGCCCGCGGCCGACGTTTCCACCCAAGCCGGCAAGTGGGAAAAGAACCGCTTCATGGGCGTGGAAATCACCGGCAAGACCCTCGGTGTCATCGGCTGCGGCAACATTGGTTCGATCGTCGCGACCCGCGCCATCGGCCTCAAGATGCACGTCGTCGCCTTCGATCCGTTCCTGTCGCCCGAGCGTGCAGACCAGCTGGGCGTTGAGAAGGTCGATCTGGACACGCTGTTTGCCCGCGCCGACTTCATCACCATGCACGTGCCGCTGACCGACAAGACCCGCAACATCATCAATGCGGCGGCGATCGCCAAGATGAAGGACGGCGTGCGCATCATCAACTGCGCCCGTGGCGGTCTCGTCGTGGAAGCCGATCTCGCCGAAGCGCTGAAATCCGGCAAGGTGGCCGGGGCTGGCTTCGATGTGTTCGAAACCGAGCCGGCGACGGAAAGCCCGCTCTTCGGCCTCGAAAACGTGGTCTGCACGCCGCATCTGGGCGCCTCCACGACGGAAGCCCAGGAAAACGTCGCGCTGCAGGTGGCCGAGCAGATGGCCGATTATCTCCTGAAGGGCGCCGTCACCAACGCCATCAACATGCCGTCGATCTCGGCGGAAGAAGCACCGCGCCTCAAGCCTTTCGTCAAGCTCGCCGATATGCTCGGTGCCTTTGTGGGGCAGGCGACCGAGAGCTCCATCCAGGAGGTCGAGGTTCTCTATGACGGCGTCACGGCCGAACTCAACACCAAGGCCCTGTCGTCCGCAGTTCTCGCCGGTCTGATCCGGGCGCAGGTCGCCGACGTCAACATGGTTTCGGCGCCGATCATGGCCAAGGAGCGCGGCATTCTCTTCTCCGAGGTGAAGCGCGACAAGTCGGGCATTTTCGACGGCTACATTCGTCTCACCGTCAAGACGGAGAACCAGACCCGCTCGATCGCCGGCACTGTCTTCTCCGACGGCAAGCCGCGTTTCATCCAGATCAAGGGCATCAATCTCGACGCGGAGATCGGCCGCCACATGGTCTACACCACGAACGAGGACAAGCCGGGCTTCATCGGCCTCCTCGGCACCATCTTCGGCAAGGCCGGCGTCAACATCGCGAACTTCCAGCTGGGCCGCGATGTCGCCGGCGGCAATGCGATTGCGCTTCTCTATGTCGACGGACCGGTGGACGAGAGCGTTCTGGACGAACTGCGCAGCCATCCGCAGGTTCAGTCCGCCAAGGCCCTGCAGTTCAACGTCGATTGA
- a CDS encoding phosphoserine transaminase yields MSNFPTPELRPQNPNFSSGPCAKRPGWSLDRLSTDTLGRSHRSKIGKTRLAEAIDLTREVLQVPADYRIGIVPASDTGAVEMAMWSLLGERGVDMVAWESFGAGWVTDAVKQLKIADTRKIEAAYGELPDLASIDFDRDVVFTWNGTTSGVRVPNADFIPTDRQGLTICDATSAAFAQKLDFAKLDVVTFSWQKVLGGEGGHGVLILSPRAVARLESYQPTWPLPKIFRMTKGGKLIEGIFKGETINTPSMLCVEDYVDALKWAKSLGGLDALVARADANAKVIFDFVAETPWIANLAKVDETRSNTSVCLTIADPDVTALSDDEQAAFAKGIVTALDKQGVAYDIGAYRDAPAGLRIWCGATVETSDLEALMPWLDWAFQAEKATLKAAA; encoded by the coding sequence ATGAGCAATTTCCCGACGCCCGAGTTGCGTCCGCAAAACCCCAATTTCTCCTCAGGCCCTTGCGCCAAGCGACCCGGATGGTCGCTGGACCGGTTGTCCACGGACACGCTCGGCCGCTCCCACCGTTCCAAGATCGGCAAAACGCGCCTCGCCGAGGCGATCGACCTGACGCGCGAAGTGCTGCAGGTGCCGGCCGATTACCGCATCGGCATCGTTCCGGCCTCCGATACGGGCGCTGTCGAAATGGCCATGTGGTCGTTGCTCGGCGAGCGCGGTGTCGACATGGTCGCCTGGGAAAGCTTCGGCGCCGGCTGGGTGACGGATGCCGTCAAGCAGCTGAAGATCGCCGACACCCGCAAGATCGAAGCTGCCTATGGCGAGCTGCCGGATCTGGCGTCCATCGATTTCGATCGCGACGTCGTCTTCACCTGGAACGGCACGACCTCTGGCGTGCGCGTGCCGAACGCCGATTTCATCCCCACCGACCGCCAGGGCCTGACGATCTGCGACGCGACCTCCGCGGCATTCGCCCAGAAGCTCGATTTCGCCAAGCTCGATGTCGTCACCTTCTCCTGGCAGAAGGTTCTAGGCGGCGAGGGCGGTCACGGCGTCTTGATCCTCAGCCCCCGCGCTGTCGCACGGCTCGAGAGCTACCAGCCCACCTGGCCACTGCCGAAGATCTTCCGCATGACGAAGGGCGGCAAGCTCATCGAAGGCATCTTCAAGGGTGAAACGATCAACACCCCGTCGATGCTCTGCGTCGAGGACTATGTCGATGCGCTGAAATGGGCGAAGTCCCTCGGTGGTCTCGATGCGCTTGTGGCGCGCGCCGACGCAAACGCCAAGGTGATCTTCGATTTCGTCGCCGAGACGCCGTGGATCGCCAATCTGGCGAAGGTCGACGAGACCCGGTCGAACACCTCCGTGTGCCTGACGATCGCCGATCCGGACGTCACCGCGCTCTCCGACGACGAACAGGCTGCCTTCGCCAAGGGCATCGTCACCGCTCTCGACAAGCAGGGCGTCGCCTATGACATCGGCGCCTATCGCGATGCGCCGGCCGGTCTTCGCATCTGGTGTGGCGCAACCGTCGAGACCTCCGATCTCGAAGCGCTGATGCCGTGGCTCGACTGGGCTTTCCAGGCTGAGAAGGCGACGCTCAAGGCTGCCGCCTGA
- a CDS encoding outer membrane protein yields the protein MVKHIISSLVVSAAVIAGFSGTSAAADLDRIIYSPEIDRTRPVEIGNGWYLRGDIGYAVDDETGNGDFDSFRMKSEVSGGLGVGYQWTDLIRTDLTADYMKGDAEGVVAGGFCNVAQPCGYDAFALLANAYVDLGTIAGFTPYVGAGAGYTYAGFDDVDVGLARFGGGDDWRFTYALMAGVSYDVSKSLKVDFGYRYMDVDGGAVVDTLAGTLDDDGFTRHEVRAGLRYSLW from the coding sequence GGTGATCGCTGGTTTTTCCGGTACGAGCGCGGCAGCCGATCTGGACAGGATCATCTATTCCCCGGAAATCGATCGCACCCGCCCTGTCGAAATCGGCAACGGCTGGTACTTGCGTGGCGACATCGGCTATGCGGTTGACGATGAGACCGGCAATGGCGATTTCGACAGTTTCCGCATGAAGTCAGAAGTATCCGGCGGGTTGGGCGTCGGGTATCAGTGGACCGATCTTATCCGCACCGATCTGACGGCGGACTACATGAAGGGTGATGCCGAAGGTGTGGTGGCCGGTGGCTTCTGCAACGTCGCTCAGCCCTGCGGCTACGATGCCTTTGCGCTGCTGGCCAACGCCTATGTTGACCTAGGCACAATCGCCGGCTTCACGCCTTACGTCGGCGCCGGCGCCGGCTACACCTATGCTGGCTTCGACGACGTGGACGTTGGCCTTGCCCGCTTCGGCGGCGGAGACGACTGGCGCTTCACCTACGCCCTGATGGCCGGCGTGTCCTACGACGTCTCGAAAAGCCTGAAGGTCGATTTCGGCTATCGCTATATGGATGTCGATGGGGGCGCCGTGGTCGATACGCTTGCGGGGACCCTCGACGACGATGGGTTCACGCGTCACGAAGTTCGCGCAGGTCTGCGCTACTCTCTCTGGTAG